A window of Zingiber officinale cultivar Zhangliang chromosome 5A, Zo_v1.1, whole genome shotgun sequence contains these coding sequences:
- the LOC121979405 gene encoding zinc finger MYM-type protein 1-like, whose product MNCEALMNQDEHIQSILHKQSKQMRSDYRIHLTASIDCIRVLLRQGNSFRGHDETEGSLNPGNFLIQLEFLGAHNKEINDVILKNAPKNCKLTSPDIQKDIVRACATETINVIIKDIGNSLFSILVDESRDVLMKEQMSVVLRYVDSSGHINERFIGIEHVTNTIALSLKAAIDKMFTKYNLSISNVRGQGFDGASNMQALIAVAKKNLPISNFFRIVGDVVNVVGSSFKRSDLLKEKHSDFIVKALQRGEISSSRGLNQETTLQRAGDTRWGSHYNSLNSLISMFSAVSDVLEMISEDDSSSPDKKTEAFNLLESILSFDFVFNLHLMKHALGISSELSTALQKKDQDIVNAMDLVQVCKHRLQNMREDGWDSFLEKVHYFCQQHYIDYLKMDDMFTRWAPRGRPHRNPPEVTNLHHYRVDLFYGVIDMQLQELNDRFSKASTELLLCVACLCPQNSFIAFDKKKLLQLAKFYPQDFSRFDILVLDDQLETYICDMHSNKTFQGLKDLGDLSEKLVMSNKSMVYPLVFKLLTLALILPVATASVERVFSAMRIVKDRLRNRMSDDWMNDSLIVYVEKDIFLTVDNEAIIQKFQNMKTRKEQL is encoded by the exons atgaattgtgaagctttgatGAATCAAGATGAACACATCCAATCAATTTTGCACAAACAGTCAAAGCAAATGCGAAGTGATTATCGTATCCATCTCACTGCTTCGATTGATTGTATTAGAGTTCTGTTGCGACAAGGGAATTCATTTCGGGGTCATGATGAGACTGAAGGTTCTCTTAATCCGGGTAACTTTCTTATCCAACTGGAGTTTTTAGGTGCTCATAATAAAGAGATTAATGATGTGATATTGAAAAATGCTCCTAAAAATTGCAAGTTAACATCACCGGATATTCAGAAGGATATAGTAAGGGCTTGTGCAACTGAAACAATTAATGTTATTATCAAAGATATTGGTAATTCATTATTCTCTATTTTAGTTGATGAATCTCGTGATGTGTTAATGAAGGAGCAAATGTCAGTTGTTTTGCGCTATGTGGATAGTAGTGGGCATATAAATGAGCGTTTTATTGGAATTGAACATGTTACTAATACTATAGCACTCTCACTTAAAGCTGCTATTGATAAGATGTTCACTAAATATAATTTGAGCATATCTAATGTGAGAGGACAAGGTTTTGATGGAGCAAGTAATATGCAAG CTCTTATAGCTGTGGCCAAGAAAAATCTTCCAATTTCTAATTTCTTTCGTATTGTTGGTGATGTGGTAAATGTTGTTGGATCATCCTTCAAACGTTCTGATCTTCTTAAGGAGAAACATTCAGATTTTATTGTTAAGGCACTACAGAGAGGTGAAATTTCAAGTAGTCGAGGGCTTAATCAAGAAACTACCCTTCAACGTGCTGGGGATACACGTTGGGGGTCACATTACAATTCTTTGAACAGTTTGATTTCTATGTTCTCTGCTGTCAGTGATGTGCTTGAAATGATTTCAGAAGATGATTCCAGTTCTCCTGATAAAAAAACTGAGGCATTTAATTTATTGGAGTCAATACTTTCATTTGATTTTGTATTCAATTTACACTTGATGAAACATGCCTTAGGGATTTCGAGTGAATTGTCGACAGCATTACAAAAGAAAGATCAGGATATTGTAAATGCAATGGATTTGGTACAAGTATGCAAACACCGACTCCAAAATATGAGAGAAGATGGTTGGGATTCATTTTTAGAAAAGGTTCACTATTTTTGTCAACAACATTACATTGATTATCTCAAAATGGATGATATGTTCACACGTTGGGCACCACGTGGTCGTCCCCATCGTAATCCACCAGAAGTGACAAATTTACATCACTATCGAGTTGATTTATTTTATGGTGTTATTGATATGCAACTTCAAGAATTAAATGATCGTTTCTCAAAGGCAAGTACAGAGTTACTTCTTTGTGTAGCTTGTTTGTGTCCACAAAACTCTTTTATAGCTTTTGACAAGAAAAAATTGTTGCAACTGGCTAAGTTTTATCCACAAGATTTCTCAAGATTTGATATTCTCGTACTTGATGATCAACTTGAAACTTATATATGTGATATGCATTCTAACAAAACATTTCAAGGATTGAAAGACCTCGGCGATCTTTCAGAGAAGTTAGTTATGTCAAATAAAAGTATGGTGTATCCATTGGTTTTTAAGCTTTTGACATTAGCATTAATTTTACCAGTTGCGACTGCGTCTGTAGAGAGAGTGTTTTCTGCCATGAGAATTGTGAAAGATAGGTTGCGCAATCGAATGAGTGACGATTGGATGAATGATAGTCTTATTGTCTATGTAGAGAAAGATATATTTCTAACGGTTGATAATGAAGCTATTATACAAAAGTTTCAAAATATGAAGACTCGAAAAGAACAATTGTAA